AGGTGGACCATGGACCAGTCGACTCTGACCGGGCGCCTGCTGGTGGCCGCCCCCCTTCTCCAGGAGGACACCTTCCGTCGCTCCGTGGTGTTCGTCGTGGACGACGCCGACGACGGCACCCTGGGGGTTATCCTCAACCGTCCGCTGGAACTCCCGGTGGACGAGGTGGTGACGGACTGGGGCGCCTACGCGAGCGCGCCCGCCGTGATGTTCTCCGGCGGGCCGGTGGGCACCGACTCCGGGCTCGCCCTCGGCACCGCCGTCCCGGAAGACGCGCCGCCGGGCTGGGCCCCGCTGGAGGGGACCGGCCCGGGACCGGCGCTGGCCGGGGTCGGGATGGTGGACCTGGGCGCCCCCACCGAGGTCCTCGGCGCCTCCCTGAGCGCCCTGCGCGTGTTCGCGGGCTACGCCGGATGGAGCGCCGGGCAGCTGGAAGGCGAGATCGGGGACGGCGCCTGGTTCGTGGTCGACGCCCTCGCCGACGACCTCTTCGGCGGCTCTCCGGAAACCCTCTGGTCACGGGTGCTGCGTCGACAGGGGGGTGAGTTGGCCCTGTTGTCGACCTATCCTGACGATCCCACCATGAACTGATGGGGTGGAGCGCGACACCCTATACCGTGGAACGCAGACGTTGAAAGGTGTGAGGACGATGGCGATGGATGTCCTGAACAAGGTTCTTCCCGATAGCGAGACCCGGCCGGATATCTCGCACGACGACGGTGACCGGGAACGGTTCGCCCACTACGTGCAGAAGGACAAGATCACCCAGAGCGCGGTGACCGGCGACCCGGTGATCGCCCTGTGCGGCAAGGTCTGGGTGCCCAACCGCGACCCGAAGAAGTTCCCCGTGTGCCCGGACTGCAAGCGGACGTACGAGGAAATGATGAAGTAACGACCGCACGGTCGAACGGCCCCTCGGCCGTACGCGAAAGGCCTTGACCCAACCCTTCCGGGTGAGCCAAGGCCTTCGTCGTGTCCGGGCACGGGGCCGGGAGCCCGGCCCCGGGAGCTGAACCCCCCGGGGCCGGAGCGGAGGATCAGACCTGCGCGCCCTCTTCGGCGCCCGTGCGACGGCGGGCGGCGACCAGAGCGGTACCGCCCGCGGCCACGGCCACCGCGGCGGCGGCCAGCAGGCCGGTCAGGGCCACACCGGTGTTGGGCAGACCGGGCTTGTCGTCGCCGTCACCCGGGCTGGGGGTCGGCTTGTCGTCGCCCCCACCGGGGGTACCGGTGCCGCCGCCGGGAACCTGGACGTTCTCGTCCACGCTCACGGTCAGGGTGATCGGGTCGAGCTGCTTGCCCGCGGCGTAGA
This DNA window, taken from Nocardiopsis exhalans, encodes the following:
- a CDS encoding YqgE/AlgH family protein, whose translation is MDQSTLTGRLLVAAPLLQEDTFRRSVVFVVDDADDGTLGVILNRPLELPVDEVVTDWGAYASAPAVMFSGGPVGTDSGLALGTAVPEDAPPGWAPLEGTGPGPALAGVGMVDLGAPTEVLGASLSALRVFAGYAGWSAGQLEGEIGDGAWFVVDALADDLFGGSPETLWSRVLRRQGGELALLSTYPDDPTMN
- a CDS encoding DUF3039 domain-containing protein, with protein sequence MAMDVLNKVLPDSETRPDISHDDGDRERFAHYVQKDKITQSAVTGDPVIALCGKVWVPNRDPKKFPVCPDCKRTYEEMMK